One region of Marivirga arenosa genomic DNA includes:
- a CDS encoding ArsR family transcriptional regulator — MRSLEGEFGESTNAIRLELNKFEEAGMLKADVEGNKKLYQANTKHPLFEDIHNIIKKYIGIDRVIEQIIGKVGQLEKVYLIGDYAKGIDGGIIDFLLVGNQFNHEYIANMTGIAEKKIDRKIRFLFMEPTEFVGQVPTAEAGLLLWQS; from the coding sequence TTGCGTTCATTAGAAGGAGAGTTTGGAGAAAGCACCAATGCCATTCGCTTAGAGCTCAATAAATTTGAGGAAGCTGGGATGTTGAAGGCAGATGTCGAAGGCAATAAAAAATTATATCAGGCGAATACAAAGCACCCGCTTTTTGAAGACATTCACAACATTATCAAGAAATATATCGGGATCGATCGCGTAATAGAGCAGATCATTGGGAAAGTAGGGCAATTAGAAAAGGTATATTTAATTGGTGATTACGCGAAAGGAATAGATGGCGGAATAATAGACTTCCTATTAGTCGGTAATCAGTTTAATCATGAATACATTGCCAATATGACCGGCATAGCCGAAAAGAAAATTGATCGTAAAATTCGCTTTTTATTTATGGAGCCCACAGAGTTTGTGGGGCAAGTTCCAACTGCTGAGGCGGGACTTTTACTGTGGCAGAGTTAA
- a CDS encoding NAD-dependent 4,6-dehydratase LegB codes for MNLSSKKILVTGSDGFIGSHLTEKLVDEGYQVKAFVYYNSFNSWGWLDTLPKEKLAKIEIFSGDIRDPNGVRTAMKDVDVVFHLAALIAIPFSYHSPDSYIDTNVKGTLNVIQAAKDLGTERVLVTSTSEVYGTAQFVPITEEHPKQPQSPYSASKIGADCIAESFYRSFDLPITIVRPFNTYGPRQSARAIIPTIISQLLKGETEIKLGDLRPTRDLLFVKDTANAFIEIAKSKKTIGEHINIATESEISMQELAQNLIDIINPKAEIITDEERLRPEKSEVFRLFGSAKKIKELTNWKAQHDLTSGLKETIEWFSKEENLKNYKSDIYNI; via the coding sequence ATGAATTTATCAAGTAAAAAAATATTAGTAACAGGGTCAGATGGCTTCATTGGAAGCCATCTAACTGAAAAGTTAGTGGATGAGGGCTATCAAGTAAAAGCCTTCGTCTATTATAATTCCTTTAATTCATGGGGCTGGTTAGATACTTTGCCAAAAGAGAAGCTTGCTAAAATTGAGATTTTTTCTGGCGACATTCGGGATCCTAATGGGGTAAGAACTGCCATGAAGGATGTTGATGTCGTATTTCATTTAGCTGCTTTGATTGCTATTCCTTTCAGCTACCACTCACCAGATTCGTACATAGATACAAATGTGAAAGGAACGCTTAATGTTATACAAGCAGCTAAGGATTTAGGTACTGAAAGGGTATTGGTTACTTCTACTTCAGAAGTTTACGGAACTGCTCAGTTTGTTCCTATTACAGAAGAGCATCCAAAACAACCTCAATCTCCTTATTCAGCAAGTAAAATTGGAGCTGATTGTATTGCTGAGTCATTCTACAGGAGTTTTGATTTGCCTATTACCATTGTAAGACCTTTTAATACTTACGGGCCAAGACAATCGGCTCGAGCCATTATTCCCACTATTATTTCTCAGTTATTAAAAGGAGAGACAGAAATCAAGTTGGGGGATTTAAGACCAACTCGTGATTTACTTTTTGTAAAAGATACAGCAAATGCGTTTATTGAAATTGCGAAATCAAAAAAAACGATAGGGGAACATATCAATATCGCAACTGAATCTGAAATATCAATGCAAGAGTTAGCTCAGAATTTAATTGATATTATAAATCCTAAAGCTGAAATTATAACAGACGAAGAGAGACTAAGGCCTGAAAAAAGTGAGGTGTTTAGATTATTTGGTTCGGCCAAAAAAATCAAAGAACTAACCAATTGGAAAGCTCAGCATGATTTAACTTCTGGATTAAAGGAAACTATTGAATGGTTTTCAAAAGAAGAAAACTTGAAGAATTACAAATCAGATATTTATAATATATGA
- the neuB gene encoding N-acetylneuraminate synthase, with the protein MIKPQRTIIIAEAGVNHNGDFEKAKQLVEVAAKAGADFVKFQTFKADKIVSKEAKKADYQSRNINDGDDSQYNMLKKLEMSEQWHFDLIEYAEKLGIKFLSTGFDEESVDFLDSLKPALYKIPSGEITNKPYIEHIASKKKPIVLSTGMATIDEIKDAVETIERIGVKRKDITVLHCNTEYPTPMEDVNLKAMLHIQKELGVEIGYSDHTLGIEVPTAAVALGAKVIEKHFTLDRNLPGPDHKASLEPDELVSMVKAIRNIEIAIAGSGIKEVSKSEVTNKKLGRKSIHIKNYIRKDQHLTEDDLIMLRPGDGISPMELESIIGKRARKALDPGAKLSYSDLY; encoded by the coding sequence ATGATTAAGCCACAAAGAACGATTATTATAGCAGAAGCAGGAGTAAATCATAATGGTGATTTTGAAAAGGCAAAGCAATTAGTCGAAGTTGCTGCTAAAGCTGGAGCTGATTTTGTGAAGTTCCAAACCTTTAAAGCCGATAAGATTGTTAGTAAAGAAGCTAAAAAAGCAGATTATCAAAGCAGAAATATTAATGATGGAGATGACTCTCAATATAACATGCTCAAAAAGCTTGAGATGTCGGAGCAGTGGCACTTTGATTTAATCGAATATGCTGAAAAATTGGGTATTAAGTTTCTTTCTACAGGTTTTGATGAAGAGAGTGTTGATTTTTTAGATTCTCTGAAACCTGCTTTATATAAAATTCCATCTGGGGAAATTACTAACAAACCTTATATAGAACATATTGCCAGTAAGAAAAAACCTATTGTTTTATCAACGGGAATGGCTACAATCGATGAAATCAAAGATGCTGTTGAAACGATAGAACGAATTGGCGTAAAACGTAAAGATATTACAGTGCTTCATTGCAATACAGAGTACCCAACACCAATGGAAGATGTTAATTTGAAGGCCATGTTGCACATCCAAAAAGAATTAGGGGTTGAAATAGGGTATTCAGATCATACTTTAGGGATTGAAGTGCCTACTGCAGCTGTAGCACTAGGTGCAAAAGTAATAGAAAAACATTTTACTTTAGATAGAAATTTACCAGGACCTGACCATAAAGCTTCCTTAGAACCAGATGAACTAGTATCAATGGTGAAAGCTATTCGCAATATTGAAATTGCCATTGCAGGGAGTGGTATTAAAGAGGTGAGTAAGAGTGAGGTCACTAATAAAAAGCTGGGACGTAAAAGCATTCATATAAAGAATTATATAAGGAAAGATCAGCACTTAACCGAAGATGACCTAATAATGCTTCGACCAGGAGATGGAATTTCTCCTATGGAGTTGGAAAGTATAATAGGGAAGAGAGCAAGGAAAGCACTTGACCCAGGAGCTAAATTATCATATTCAGACCTTTATTGA
- a CDS encoding GNAT family N-acetyltransferase, whose amino-acid sequence MELKKYKPSDELEILELFSLAFGKSMTKEFWEWRYLNNPALKEPLINLMWDKDKLVGHYAVSPVILNIKDEKLLTSLSMTTMTHPEYGGKGIFTDLAENLYQDIYKNNDIQAVWGFPNLNSHYGLIKRLKWNDVSLVHSLRLFSEVFNKYDKVNYRTAYDFSAQHAAKIKENNKGEISVHKDANYLNWRYRDHPDNEYNIIELADADHLEFVVIKIIDSFDSAGAKEVDILEHGYDANPEVINEVISAVLSFLSDKGETVISINTWMPIFDPRHKLLERNKFKPEKPLTFMGYRAFSEKCEVLKYFNSWDLTMGDSDVF is encoded by the coding sequence ATGGAACTAAAGAAATATAAACCTTCAGATGAGCTCGAAATATTAGAACTATTTTCTTTGGCTTTTGGAAAAAGCATGACAAAGGAATTTTGGGAATGGAGGTATTTAAACAATCCCGCTCTTAAAGAACCCCTAATTAATTTGATGTGGGACAAGGATAAGTTAGTGGGTCATTATGCAGTTTCTCCTGTCATATTAAATATTAAAGATGAAAAACTATTAACCTCTTTATCGATGACCACCATGACGCATCCAGAATATGGTGGGAAGGGGATTTTTACTGACTTAGCGGAAAATTTATATCAGGATATTTACAAGAACAATGATATACAAGCTGTCTGGGGATTTCCTAACTTAAATTCACATTATGGATTAATAAAAAGATTGAAATGGAATGATGTGAGCCTTGTGCATTCTTTAAGACTTTTTAGTGAGGTATTTAATAAATATGATAAAGTAAATTACCGTACTGCTTATGATTTTTCAGCGCAACATGCTGCAAAAATAAAAGAGAATAATAAAGGAGAAATTTCGGTTCATAAGGATGCTAATTATTTAAATTGGAGGTATAGAGATCATCCAGATAATGAGTATAATATTATAGAATTGGCGGATGCTGATCATTTAGAATTTGTAGTAATAAAAATTATTGATTCATTTGATTCTGCTGGCGCTAAAGAAGTAGATATACTTGAGCATGGTTATGATGCAAATCCTGAGGTTATTAATGAAGTAATCTCAGCAGTATTAAGTTTTCTTTCGGATAAAGGAGAGACAGTTATATCTATAAATACCTGGATGCCAATATTTGACCCAAGACATAAATTATTGGAGCGGAATAAATTTAAACCAGAAAAACCTCTCACTTTTATGGGCTATCGTGCATTCTCTGAAAAATGTGAAGTCTTAAAGTATTTTAATTCATGGGACTTAACCATGGGAGATTCCGATGTTTTTTAA